Part of the Pagrus major chromosome 9, Pma_NU_1.0 genome, caaagagtatagtgagcagcaatTAGCAGTTATGCTGCCAcctatagttttggagccaTCTTCAAATTTTGGACATCACAAATAACACCTTTGAAGAGATAATACCTGAAATTAGTTCTGCCAAGATTTATGCTTACATATGGAATATCTAAAGTTAACTAGTTATTGGATAGAGTACTGTGGCAAACCTACCTTGACAGGTTTATAGCTCTACTGTTAAAGCTTTATCTCACGATCATGATAATATTGCAAGATGActatttcttctttcctctctttcattGTGGTACAGAGAGCAATTATGTGTCATTACACATAGTGCACCGATGATCAGGGTTTAGCTGTTGAAGTAATTATGAGTCAGTGTGGCAAAATACATCATCAAGTGCAGACATTAAAGCTGACTTTAAGttttattataaagcattaTGGTTCAAAAACGACAGACTCAAATTTTTgagtaaaatattgaatatgaCTGAAGACGTGCCTGGGTTGGAGTGGAGTGTGGACATCTAACATTGTATCATCTGCATAGAACTTAAGTCTGGAGTACGGATGAGgaagaaatatatttatatacaatatgaacagtgatTGACCCAGAACAACACTGTAACcgattatattattattaaagcgAGCCATGGGTCATGATTTAGGAAGTAAATGTATGATTAAAGGGCTCCTTTTGAGTACATTGTTATTACCCCTAAATCAATTgccaaacattaacattaaacatttttttactattttctgtttcttatttaacacatgcatgtttaaaatacaaaaacattttttaatagtAAATGTATGCATTGATTTCTCTTAACTAAGGAGGTGATCAAACTTGAGAGAGAGTCTTTAAAATTTGTGAATACCAGCTGTCCTTCAGTGTGCTCTTGTGCATGTCCACTTTAAAGGTTAATTGATCTGTCAAACGCTCTTTCCTAAAACTGACCAGGACCAAGAGGAGCACTGGTACATGGTTTATGTGGCAATTCTAGCAGGTCCGTTAGTGAGGAGAAGATCTCTAAACACTCTGCCACTGGGTAAGACCTCAAATACCACCAACACTTATTGGCGaccactgctgtttttttgaTTAAATGGTTTTGGAACATGCGCGCAACAGTCTCTATCCTGTGGTTTTAGCATTATGTTGTTGGCCAGTCTTTGATCTTTTGCTGTTTGTTGCCCGATAGCTGTGGGATACAGTACAATGATGCTGCTGACAGTAGAATCAACTGCAACGCCACAACTGAATGGTAAACAGGCAACATTAACCTTCATGCGGTGGTCACTTACACCAGTGATCGACCCCTAAACCCTCATTATCCTGTTTATTCTCGTAGACTTTTGTCTTACTGTCCTTAATGGTTGACCCCTCTTGTCACATTTTCACTTGAACAGGTGTAATATCCTGAGGCAGACTCCCTTCACTGCTTGCAACAAGCACATCAACCCAGGGCCCTTTGTtactgcctgcacacacactttgtgcAAATACCCTGCAGTGGATGCTCTCAAGTGCCAGTTCCTGGAGGCCTATGCTAGGGTCTGTAGCCACCTTGGCAATGTCACAGTGGAGAGCTGGAGGTCAAAGAACAGATGCTGTAAGGCTGCCTTCAGCATCTTTGGTCATGTTTTGATATTACCTGATAGGTCTGAAATGAACTCCTAAATTTTGTTGAATAATAACACAGCTGTGTTTTAGGACAACAAAGTCTTCTCATCTATCTGTAGATATTTAACAGTGCAAAAAAATTCacacctacatttatttttaaatgttatttatgaCGCACTTagatacatatttatttattgagtcatGTATTGATTGTAGGCAGTTTAGAGGTGTAGCAGCATCAAGATGATCAAATGATTGTTAAGTATTTGATTGGCACCTGAAATTCATTGTAAATGCACTCATTCACAGACTGCCCAGTTTATCATAATTGAACTGGAggataaccctaacccttctaATCAGCCACTTGtattaatgcattttaaaatggtCTCTATTTCTTCatatatctgtgtgtgcttgtgtgtttgcagccaAGGTCCCTCAGGCTTACTGTCAGAACAGGTTCTGCAGTGCACACGAGTTCTGTGGCGAGAAGAGAAATGGTGGGGAACCCCGCTGCCACTGTCGGGCCATTTTTGCCTCTAAGTACAGATCAACAAGCACTTTTGGTGAGTCAGCTATGACAGAAGTCACTACTGCTTGAAACTGCTATTTCATTAGAGGCTGGAAGAAGCTCTTTCAGATTTATGGTATAACAGTGGAGTATCCATAGAACTTATGTGGAGGATTAGGCCATGATATTGGGCCAGTACTtccatttattattaaaagtaGCATTTGGTCACTTCTGTCTTCATCGATTACGATTACAgctttatatgtatataatcTAGCCTTAATTTTACAGACTAGTTGGCATACAAGTATTTATTTGACTTGCATGTTAAATTAATTGGTCCAAATGTAGAGGTTTGGCaaagagataaaaaataaagatacacAAAACTCTCAAAAAGTCCTTTAGGAAAAACATAAGAATATGATATTATGTGTGCATATTCCTTATCTGTGAAGCTAAATgaatataatgttttattatgGGTGTTCAGGTGAACCAACGGTTTGCAGTCAGAAGTCTGCTTCGGTAAATCTGGCTAATTGTCTCTTAGAGGACAAAGGCATCGACTACTCTGTCTTACACCTAAATGACCCGGCCTGTAAAGGAGAAATGGACAGCCTAACCCACATGGTGACATTTAATTCCAACAGCCACAATTGTGGTGCAGTGCTCATGGTGGGTACCCTCTTTTATTGAGCTGAATTAATAAACTGTTAATGTGCACCTCAATGTTCAGTTACAATGACTGTGTCCATTCAGGCAAACGAAAGCAAAATAATCTACAAGAACACCATCATGACACGGAACAGCTCCCTGTTTGGCCTAATCAACCGTCACGACTCTGTGCATATTGACTTCTCCTGTTATTACAGTCAGCCTGATATCAAGAGCTTGGCCATCAAACTTAAAGACAGGTGTGTGGCTGGtgcacagtactgtatgtaGTTCCTGTATAGTCACCTTTTTGTTAGCAagagacttgtttttttaagtgtagACTGAAGCCTTGTATATTTAGGAGGTGTGTGAGTGGAAGCCAACTGATAAATGTCTTTGCTCTCCAGCTCTGTGAACCGGCAAATTACTTCTGGAGAATGGAATTACAATCTGACCATGAAGCTTTACACCGACTTTGACCGTAAGGTAGCTATCCAGTCAAGCACTGAAATTAATCTGGACCAGAAAATCTGGGTGGAGCTGAAGACAGGTGGGTTGGATGACACAATAGTCCGTGTGGTGACTGACTCCTGCTGGGCAACCAATCAGCCTTCACCAAGTGGAAGCCTGAGATATGACCTCATCATCAAGGGGTGAGTTATACACTGATGCTCATGGTGATTAAAGCATTATTTTATGTTGCTGGCCAGTCCCTGTCATGTCTGCTTTGCTGTTTTTGAGCAGCTGCCCTAACCCTGCTGACGAGACGGTGAAGGTGGAGGGAAATGGGCTGGGAACGTCCAACTACTTTTCTTTCAACATGTTCCAGTTTTCTGGCACGACTGGTGATGTCTACTTGCACTGCAGATTAGTGCTGTGTGTCAGGCAGGGTGACACCTGTGCACCGGTATGCCTACTTCCTGAATATATTcacataaatgcaaaaataaaaatggtaaatgatcaaatttaaaaaatgtaggcaagacattttttatttaacatcgGTCGGTTTGTGTCATTGTTTGGCCTCAATAACCTGTGCTGACCCAAACCTAAAACTGAATCTCTGTTTTCTACTGGTATCTTAGAGGTGCAGCCAGGCTAAGAGAAGGCGCAGATCTGCCATGTCAAAATATGAGGATGAAAACCCTGCCTTCATCACCATGGCCTGGACTTATTAGGTAAGTGCAACGCTCCTGCTTATTAATGGCATCAGTGCAGAATTGCAGATTATTGATGTCCTGTGAAAACCTTGTATTTTCAAATTTGTTTCCCATGAGCTAAAAAAACAGTCCTGTTTTTAGCTTTGTGACAAGCATTTTTCAGATATTCCAATAGATTTTTAAGTACTCCATACCACGATGTGTGGTCAGGAgtaaataaaatctgaattggAAACCCATAGCAAAGATGTATATGTGGTTGACCTCTTAAATTGACTATAAACCAGCAAGCTGAGTTCTATGTACCTCACATCCTACACTGCCCACATTCAACATAGGTAGCCAATGGTCATTTGACTGCATTCAGCTGTGTGTGACCATGCCCTGGTGCCATCCTGGAAAATTTTCTCGAGGTGTTTCAGATAAACTCAGATGAGAAGTCGATTGAGAAGACAACTCCATCATCCAGATCCAGATTCAGTGGCCTTTAAAGGGTCTCAGGACAttacaaattcaaacaaaacataagagGGGAAAACATCTTTATCTATGATGTTGTGGAGTTTATGAGATTTATAGAAAATCACCAAACTCTGCAATTTTTCTGACTAGTGCAGTTGGGAAAGCCCAGGGACTTCTGCTCTCCCTTATAATACCTCTTTTTGGCATTTATGGCAACAAGCTGTGAATCTCCTTTTAAAAGGTAGAGGACACAAGCCTTTACCTCTCCATACAGGAGCTGCATTAGCTTTTGGAATCCTGTGCTATCCCATAACTGTGCCCATAGCATAGTTCTCTCTATGGCTGAAAATGAAGATCACATTTATTTGAAGGTAAAACTACGATTCCTGCAAACTCCCAACTGCTTTGCTCAGTTCCAAAATATCTGGAACTGCTTCCAGTGGATGTCCCTACCCTAACCTGCTCTTTCCCTTTGTCATATATCCGATTTCCCATTTAGTTTTTCCTGTCATGACAATTCAACATTGTCATTCGTTAGTTTGCTGTAGAGATTTACATGTGGAAAACCTCCATAATCTAAGACAAATCATTCCCAGTTTGAGTCAAATTGTTGGGGGACCTCCAATGCAAAATGCTTAGAGCATCAAAATGCTAAAGCCACCCTACTCAACAGAAGCATGATTACTCTGTCAGCCTCAGTGGCATGCACAGACTTTTTGAAGGGTGGGGGcgaaaagaaacaaaagggcACATACAGCGCGTTCTCTTCAGGTTCTCTCGGGGTTTATTTCTACATAACAACCTCCGAACTATACATTATCCCACTTATTACACGGCTTAcgagtgaaataaataataaataatcacccACAATGATTCAGCAGCGACAAGGATTGGTTGGTaaagttttcactttcactttcactttcaaggCCGgcctgagagaggagctggacaGCGGTGCTTTTTATGCTGTGGTTGGTGTAACGCGTTGAAAGTCCAGCTGTCTTGCTTATGTTGCTATATGTTGCCAGGGCGGATCAGAGCGCCGTCCCTAGCAACGGTCTGTTATACTTGACGACGgtcattatacagaaataacGGACCGTAGAACGCAGCgatgaaccaatcagagagcagcattCAATAGAGCCGTGTAATAAACATGGATTAACAACTAACCATTACTTGGATTTGTTTATCTTAGGTTTCTATGGAGATTTGGACTACCAACAAGCTCAAGACCCAAACTGATTCCTGTTTTGGCTTTGTCCTGATGAAGATGTGGGATCAGTTATCATTGTTGTGAATCTCTGCCAGCATATATAATTGTAACAATGGGACACACACAGATCCTTCCCTTGCCTTAAATTTGGTCTTGTTTTgggtctctgtggttgtttccCCCAGGGATGGTGAACATAATTTCTGGAGTATTGGAAAGGTACTGATTTGATTAAGTGTATCACACAGGCAAATTCATTAACTGTCAGAGAGCCAGACAGAAAGCACCAGCCAAAACCTGATAGGTGAACACATAAACATGAATACTGTAAGATACctgttgtactgtatgtttcagTGGAATGTGGGTCTTTCTTTGTGATTTAAAGATTAATTACAAAACATACATGCAAAGGTGATTGAATAAGGTTCTGTAACGATTCTTATCAATGAAAGGAAGAATGACAGTCCCAACATGCTCCTAGTTTTGTTGAAAATGACGGCTTTTTCAGGGCTTTTCTGCTTTTTGCAAGTATTCTTTGGTATAAGTTTGGAGAGGCTAACAAGGTTATGCAAACAATGTATGCATGTTTTGACAATAAAATTGGTATGTTCCAGTCTGTGGCcacaaaaaaatgcagtcaAGCTGTACTCTTTATCCACCTTTATTATGATGGTGTATAATCAATAAAAAGCATAAATGTATGTATAGGAGCATTACCTGAGTGTGCAGTTATTGACAATAATAACTCAATCACAGGCCCAATTGTTCCTGCTGCATCCTTACAGTTATTTCTGCTCGATTTAAGATTAACAATGTCACCTTTCACTATTATCACAACTAATATATCACCAAACCTACATAATGCTCAGATGGGaggaaaagcaaaaatgtgtgCAAACTAAGTTTCGAGTTTGTATTTTGTGGCACATGGTTTTTGCCAGAATACACACTGAAGAAGGTCGTCCTGCCCGAAACTTCCGTGTGGCAACAATAAACAGTTTGATGGGagtgctgtcctttattttcattttattttgtggcaCAACAATCTGCcaatctgatgtttttgttcaaAATAGTAAATACCTGGAGCTGTGCTTAAAGTGCTTGAAAACACTTTTGTACATTCCATTCTCCAGTTTAAAAGTCtgccaactcctctccagttagttagtaTGGGACAGTGGCTTAAAAGGACACCCCCTacatatttgtttattcattttgataTATACTGTTtgttaattgtttaatttgtttatgttttatttacaactAATTATTGTGGCTCAAAGGAAAAGATATAGGCATTGTCATTACGAAGTCTCACCACAAGAGGGTTGTGGTTTATGGTCACTCCCAGTCGGCGCAAGTCATTACATGCATTGTGTTGTTCCAATGAAGCTAAGAGAGGAGCGCATGATTTACAATGCTGCTATATGTCTATGTTTGCAGGTAAGCAAGCCACAAAAACTCACATCTGTAACTATGAATTAGTGTCTCTTAGGGTCAGAATATAAGGAAAGTTGGCCATTTACtccttttttgttgtgttaaagcTATAGTCTGTAACTTTTTTTGGTTATATTTGCTCTAATTGTCATTATGATCTGACAGTATAATATGATACAGGTCAGCTGTGTAAAAATCCACTGTCTGTGGGCCCACCCAGTGGCTCTAATTTGAATTGCAAGAATCTACCGCTCCCGGCTGaatacaaccaatcagagccaagGAGAGTATGAGCCAGGTGTCAATCACTCTCGTGCATACGCTGCTGGCAGCCCCCATCCCTCGCGCAGCGTGTACTCGGCAGTGACCCTTCCCTGCGCAGGCGCAGTGCCTGCTCTTACCTGGTCTGATACTGCACGCAGCAATGGCGGAGAGGGAGCTGCAGGATTTTCAGAGACTGAAGAGCGACGCAGAGTGTTTCAGTCTGTTTTAACCACAAGGCTATGGTGGCGGCGGTTACAGTAAAACTCACAATAGCACACATCACTGATGTTGCAGTCAAGCTATGTAGCTTGTTGCTAAATCTAACTTGTTAGCTTGTATGCTAACTCAGGTGTTTAGCTTTGTCTGTATGGCTACTGGTTAGCAAAAGTGTCTTTCAAGTGCCCGGCAGTTATAACGTTAGTTTGTGTTCAGTACGctctgaagtggttgaattagTTTAGAGAAATAACGTTACTCATGCTCCAGAAAGACAGCATGGTGATGATGATTACCTGAATGATTACCTGGTAACTCTGTCTACCGCGATGTGAGGAATAGTGTTTGTTGCTCTGGATATCTACAGTGACTCACCTGAGGCACTCATCACTGTAATTTAACTGCATTGATCAGGAATAGAACAATCAGCTCATGCACAGCAGGCTCCTCTGTGGGGAGGGGCTTTGAAGGCAGGGCTGCAgcgcagcagagaggaagaaggagggacCTGGGAGCTGTATCATTCAAATATTCTGGCTAAGTCCACTCTTTTCTCAAAACTCCagactgcagctttaatgtttaGTCATAGTTGTTAGTTATATCGTGCTGGCAGCTAAGCTGACCGCTAACATGCTGAGAGGACCCCGCAGTAGTacgtgtgttgttttgtttgtttgtactaTAAACCTCTACACAATGTAGCCAATACGCAGGAGCCACaatactttaattttcatatAATTTTATTGTGCCACAGTTTTGTGTTGGTGTATTTAAGAGTGTGTCTTGATGTAAGTTTGAGTAAGTTAGCAAGTCAATACATCCATTATGTTGTTCCAATGAAGCTAAGAGAGGATGTGGAGAGGAGGTGGTTCTTCAAGTGTGCTACAttagaactgaggaagcctcttggatgagaggtgaaacgtcttcaagaaactgaaacaagtccagctgcctatgatacagcacttagatttaccatgacctggatgaccgAGAACCTTCACCAACCTGCCTCAGGATATTCCCTCCAGCTCTAAAAGTCCGGAAAGTAGTGACACTCCCAGTCTATCTGCTGTGCATCCTCTCTCCTGGGCGTCCATGGTGAGAAAGGGGAGAAgggtttctcttcctctgttctcACCAGACAGGGATGACGACCCTGTCTCGATCTCAAACTTCTTTGCTCCACTTGAGGAACTAACTGAGCTAGCTGTTCAATGTTCACCAGCTGCACCCAAGCAGCCTGCCCCAGTCTGCTCCAATATGACAAGAAAGTGTCGAATTTCCCCCATGCCCCCGGTATACCATGGAAAACATCGCCAACAACCTTCCCCACCTGCTGTATCCAACTCTGGGGGCACTCTTCTTAGCCCGCAGACTCAACTGCTCAACAGAGCACTGGACATTACTGTGGCTAGTGGTGATGTCAGCTCCAGTGGTGCTGTCCCTCCGTCTTTACACCCAGGTGAAACTTTTTCAGTCAATTCTGCTGTCCCGGGTGCTGCCCTTACTAACGTGGCTAATAAAAGTGTAGGGACAGGCAGCCTGAAATTCTGATCATTGGTGATTGCATTGTCAGATCTGTTGAGCTCCCAGGCACTATCACATACTGTCTTCCTGGTAGTAAAGTTGGAGACATAATTGAACtgtcacctgtgctcacagACCTTCATCCATCAGCTCACACTCGTATTATTCACGTGGGTATCAATGACGTCATTGACAAACAACTAATCAAACTGCACAATCAACTAGAGTCTCTGTCAATCACAATTCAAAGCCTGGGCAGAACCTGAATCTTTTCTGGCCCCATTCCCTCTGTTTCTAAAAGCCCTGAACATTTCAGCTGTCTTTTTAGTCTacatgaatcagaatcagaatcagaatcagaatcagaatcagctttattggccaagtatgtgaaacacaaacaaggaatttgacttggtttttcttcgcacacaatgtacatagacatagacatgaacataaacaaacataacaacattcaactagaaggaacaagaacaacaaagaacagtgagttaaaaagtgttcagaagtccggactattataaatatataaatatatatttaagtatatttatattatattatttacagtgtggatatgtgttgttcagttatgtacaggtagaaatatataaatatatatatacatataaagtgcaatttggtctgtgaatgtaaagactatgagtggatggtttttggagtcaggggggttactgacactgggtgactgatcaagtgttcatcagtgcgacggcctgggggaagaaactgttcttatgtctggttgttttggcgaacagtgttctgtagcgcctgccggaggggagaagttcgaacagattgtgtccagggtgtgatgggtctgcagagatgtttcctgcccgtttcctgactctggatgagtacaggtcctggatggtgggcagtttagcaccaatgattttttctgcagaccttattgtccgtgtcagtcttttcctgtcctgtttggtggctgatccaaaccagacggtgatggaggtgcagagaacagactgaactattgctgtgtagaactggatcagcagctcctggggcaggttgaacttcctgagctgacgcaggaagtacatcctctgctgggcctttttgtTTATGGAGTCTATGTTGAGAGACCActttaggtcctgggagatggaagatcccagaaacctgaaggtttccacagcagacacggaGTTATTTAAAATGGTGATGGGGGACAGTATAGGGGGGctactcctgaagtccactgtcatctccacagttttgagcgtgttcagctccaaattgttctgaccacaccagagggccagctgttccacctcccGTCTGTAAGCAGACTCGTCACCGTCACGGATGAGGCCGATGACcgttgtgtcgtctgcaaacttcaggagtttgacagatgGGTCTCTCGAGGTGCAGTCGTTGGTATAtagggagaagagcagtggggagagcacacatccctggggggcgcctgtgctgattgaccgggtgctggatgtgattttccccaacctcacctgctgcctcctgtctgtcaggaagtttgtgatccactgacaggtggaggctgggacggtgagctgggtgagtttggagtggaggatgtctgggatgatggtgttgaacgccgagctgaagtccacaaacaggatcctagcATATGTCCCTGGGGAGTCAAGGTGTTGCAGGATGTAATGCAGACCCATGTTGATTGCATCATCCACTGACCTGTTTGCCCGGTATGCAAACTGCAGGGGGTCCAGCAGGGGGCCTGTGATGTCCTTCAGGTGGCTCAACACCAGTCTCTCAAAGGACTTCATGACCACAGACGTCAGGGCTACGGGCCTGTAGTCATTTAGTCCAGAAATTGCCGGTTTCTTGGGGACCGGGATTATTGTGGAGCTTTTGAAGCAGGAggggacttcacacagctccagtgATCTGTTGAAGATCTGGGTGAAGATGGGGGCCAGCTGGTCAGCACAGACCTTCAGACAGGAGGGTGACACGCCGTCTGGGCCTGGAGCTTTCCTGGTCTTCTGTTGCCTGAAGAGCTGACACACATCCTCTTCACAGATCCTGAGTGATGGTGGGGGGTCAGtagggaggggtgaggggggtgATGAGGTTTGTTTGATGTTGGAGTGGGTGATGGGTGTGAATGTTGGCTTCTCAAACCTGCAGTAGAAGACATTCAGGTCGTCAGCCAGTTCCCTAATgcctaaaaaacatttttgcactgCTATTGGGCATGGTTTCATTACCCACTTAACTGGTTTTGGACGAGACATGACCTGTACAAAATGGATGGCCTGCACCCCAACATAAAGGGGCATTCAGTAAAGGTTGTTGGGATCTCAGCACAGGGTCCTAACAATAGAGTGGCCTGTATGTAGACCCAAAGCCTGACATGTGGCCCCTAACAACTAACAAAGCCTGGCTAACAAAGGTAAGAGTGTAAACCCAAGTGTCCAGGAGGTGGCACCTGGTTGCTACAGCTCCCCAGGTTGAAACTCCCTTCTCCCATTGGCTGAAAGTGCACCTGAAGCGTGTAAGTTCTGTTGCAGTGGCCAGATACACGGAGAACCTTAAAACACCTGACACCGCAACTCATGGCAGTCCCCCCATAACATGCTActggaagcatcagctttcACTCACGCAACCCAAACATTTGGACTTTACCTTCACCTGGGCTGTGGTCTTTCGCCTCGCTGGACAAACCACAGactgtcttgtgtttgccaagcACTTCCTGGATCCAGAGAAGATGCTGTGCAGCGTagcctctctcatctctgcagAACTGAGGATTTCCCCTCAGCAAACAGCCCACTCTTCAGCCTGGGCAAATACTGGGCAAATACTAGAGAttagtgtgttttttatgcttttaaacTAGTGATAATGAGTGACAGAAAAGATTGTATCTCCAcagctgtttctccctccttGCTGCGCTCTCAGCGTTcgctctttttctctttctctgactgtTGGAGCTCTGTTGGAGGCTGCACAGAGTGACTGGGCGTGTCTTAACTGCTCCTGGAGCCCCACTCAGAATCAAGGCATTTTTTGAATTTCCAGCCCAGATGCACCTCAGCCAAAACCTAGGGGTTTAGTTACTCTTTAAATAGAAGAAGAGGAGGGCTCTTTATTTTCACATATATTCAGACTGTACATCACAGTGAAATTTGTTCCCTTCATTTAACTCATTCCTGAAGAGCAGTGGGTAACAACAGTACAGGGGTATTACCTTGGTTAATGGCTGGAAAATTTACATAATATACCTGTTATTGAAGGTGAGGGAAAGTGGAGCACCTGGAAGAAACCCAGAAAAACACTGGGgggaacatgaacatgaactcCACACTGAGATGCCATGCTAACCCAGTGATAAATTTTTCATATATCATTCAATCCATATTTGCAGGTGGTGGGGATGATCCAGATGAGCTGACCGGAGAAGGTAGACCCGCAGATTCCACCGCATGTGTCCGCTGCGTTATGGCTCCGCCACGGTAGCGGAGCTGAtcggtttcactctagtctatgtgttaacttccaccaggTCCGCTGCACTGCGTGTCTGCTGCATCCCAGCTCTGGCAGTCCGCAGCCCTGTGGCCTAGGCTTTCATATATCATACAATCCATATTTGCAGGTGGTGGGGATGACCCAGATGAGCTGACTGAAGAAGGTAGACCCGCAGATTCCACCGGATACGTGTCAATACCAATTcggttatttggaaatagttcggctacctgaagtctgacaaaggacagaccacaattaggtgcaaaatgtgtcgacgaccagtcctcagcagaactggaaacaccacgAATCTCTTCCATCATCTCCAAGGTACCGTCCCAAACAGTACTCAGAAAACACAAGTTAGACTGAGGGCACATTGGTGAGCCAGACATCCTCCTGTTCCAGCTCCCTTGTCCGCATAAATCTCCCAGCATCCCTCCAATGGTCACATGAGTCATTACCCTTACA contains:
- the LOC141002576 gene encoding alpha-tectorin-like, translated to MFYCVLYLAALILVSGTAATNQTFTSSGEMNITSCPITYYGQKYDKIYVSNISPHDIVADSQVNGLTVSKQKFQTAQTNKGVITDVSGCRLSGVVYKTNTTVRDPKICSTVTCDVSGVATAVSDCGPMEHCQGNGSCILNTMCTVTGSTVIDFIGRVHSVPDRCGYTLMRPLSIPGFQVLGVFQERRRKDVSFLDRLILQLDSAGVQISLEQGGRVQLNDRELTLNTTAQVVHDVELYRDQTGLTAKISASNHTLSVHFDGNTAQIHMRGPRGALVHGLCGNSSRSVSEEKISKHSATGCGIQYNDAADSRINCNATTEWCNILRQTPFTACNKHINPGPFVTACTHTLCKYPAVDALKCQFLEAYARVCSHLGNVTVESWRSKNRCSKVPQAYCQNRFCSAHEFCGEKRNGGEPRCHCRAIFASKYRSTSTFGEPTVCSQKSASVNLANCLLEDKGIDYSVLHLNDPACKGEMDSLTHMVTFNSNSHNCGAVLMANESKIIYKNTIMTRNSSLFGLINRHDSVHIDFSCYYSQPDIKSLAIKLKDSSVNRQITSGEWNYNLTMKLYTDFDRKVAIQSSTEINLDQKIWVELKTGGLDDTIVRVVTDSCWATNQPSPSGSLRYDLIIKGCPNPADETVKVEGNGLGTSNYFSFNMFQFSGTTGDVYLHCRLVLCVRQGDTCAPRCSQAKRRRRSAMSKYEDENPAFITMAWTY